A DNA window from Malus domestica chromosome 12, GDT2T_hap1 contains the following coding sequences:
- the LOC103455186 gene encoding rhodanese-like domain-containing protein 9, chloroplastic isoform X1 — protein MAGIGCCCTTLSSTSNLHTSWLKFETRTHGEGTILGQPTRPRRNFSIRAEVNFVSAEEAKELIAVEGYTVIDVRDKSQYERAHIKSCHHVPLFIENQDNDFGTIIKRTLHNNFSGLFYGLPFTKPNPEFVESVKNRFSPESKLLLVCQEGLRSTAAADKLEQAGFENIACITSGLQSIKQGAFDSVGSTELQNAGKAGLVTIQGKISAVLGTVLICAYLFITFFPDQAEKLLAIFTTT, from the exons ATGGCAGGGATTGGCTGTTGCTGTACAACTCTGTCGTCCACAAG CAATCTCCACACATCTTGGTTGAAATTTGAGACTCGTACTCATGGTGAAGGAACCATCTTAGGGCAACCAACCCGTCCTCGTCGGAATTTCTCAATCAGAGCAGAAGTGAATTTTGTAAGTGCAGAAGAAGCAAAAGAACTTATTGCAGTCGAGGGATATACTGTCATTGATGTCCGGGACAAATCTCAGTACGAACGAGCTCATATCAAATCTTGCCATCATGTGCCTCTCTTCATTGAAAACCAAGACAATGATTTTG GAACAATCATAAAGAGGACTCTCCACAACAATTTTTCTGGTCTTTTCTATGGGTTGCCTTTTACCAAACCGAACCCTGAATTTGTAGAGTCAGTAAAAAACCGGTTCTCACCTGAAAGTAAACTGTTACTGGTGTGTCAGGAAGGATTGAG GTCTACTGCTGCTGCTGATAAGTTGGAGCAAGCGGGTTTCGAAAACATAGCGTGTATAACTTCGGGTCTTCAAAGCATAAAACAAG GAGCATTTGATTCCGTTGGTTCGACGGAGTTGCAAAATGCCGGCAAAGCCGGATTAGTCACTATTCAGGGAAAGATCTCGGCTGTACTTGGAACTGTGCTAATCT GTGCATATTTGTTCATCACCTTCTTCCCCGATCAAGCAGAGAAGCTACTCGCAATTTTCACGACCACCTAG
- the LOC103455186 gene encoding rhodanese-like domain-containing protein 9, chloroplastic isoform X2 — MSVNVVKLFTYMNMKVRRTNFFDSNLHTSWLKFETRTHGEGTILGQPTRPRRNFSIRAEVNFVSAEEAKELIAVEGYTVIDVRDKSQYERAHIKSCHHVPLFIENQDNDFGTIIKRTLHNNFSGLFYGLPFTKPNPEFVESVKNRFSPESKLLLVCQEGLRSTAAADKLEQAGFENIACITSGLQSIKQGAFDSVGSTELQNAGKAGLVTIQGKISAVLGTVLICAYLFITFFPDQAEKLLAIFTTT; from the exons ATGTCAGTGAATGTAGTGAAATTGTTCACATACATGAATATGAAAGTAAGGCGTACGAATTTTTTTGACAGCAATCTCCACACATCTTGGTTGAAATTTGAGACTCGTACTCATGGTGAAGGAACCATCTTAGGGCAACCAACCCGTCCTCGTCGGAATTTCTCAATCAGAGCAGAAGTGAATTTTGTAAGTGCAGAAGAAGCAAAAGAACTTATTGCAGTCGAGGGATATACTGTCATTGATGTCCGGGACAAATCTCAGTACGAACGAGCTCATATCAAATCTTGCCATCATGTGCCTCTCTTCATTGAAAACCAAGACAATGATTTTG GAACAATCATAAAGAGGACTCTCCACAACAATTTTTCTGGTCTTTTCTATGGGTTGCCTTTTACCAAACCGAACCCTGAATTTGTAGAGTCAGTAAAAAACCGGTTCTCACCTGAAAGTAAACTGTTACTGGTGTGTCAGGAAGGATTGAG GTCTACTGCTGCTGCTGATAAGTTGGAGCAAGCGGGTTTCGAAAACATAGCGTGTATAACTTCGGGTCTTCAAAGCATAAAACAAG GAGCATTTGATTCCGTTGGTTCGACGGAGTTGCAAAATGCCGGCAAAGCCGGATTAGTCACTATTCAGGGAAAGATCTCGGCTGTACTTGGAACTGTGCTAATCT GTGCATATTTGTTCATCACCTTCTTCCCCGATCAAGCAGAGAAGCTACTCGCAATTTTCACGACCACCTAG